One genomic region from Anaerobacillus sp. CMMVII encodes:
- the recU gene encoding Holliday junction resolvase RecU, with translation MFQGQGNRGMAFEMLLNLVNAQYNTKGLALINKRPTPVKVLKSKGTQVIKGYFEEKSTVDYDGTYNGKSIAFEAKSVGEKRFDLKNIHKHQLEYLQKAEKHGAISFFLIEFRATKEVFLVSLNFIETYVMQSKKKGGRKSIPYDDFTVYGYLVERGRGVPVDYLSIVDKLNDQKVMIL, from the coding sequence ATGTTTCAAGGTCAAGGAAACAGAGGTATGGCTTTTGAAATGTTATTAAATCTTGTGAATGCTCAATATAATACCAAAGGACTAGCTCTTATAAACAAAAGGCCCACCCCAGTAAAAGTACTTAAATCAAAAGGAACTCAAGTTATTAAAGGCTACTTCGAAGAAAAATCAACTGTAGATTATGATGGAACGTATAACGGGAAATCCATTGCTTTTGAAGCGAAGTCAGTAGGGGAAAAGCGTTTTGACCTCAAGAATATTCATAAGCACCAACTTGAGTATTTGCAAAAGGCTGAAAAACACGGCGCTATTTCATTTTTCCTCATAGAATTCCGAGCGACCAAAGAAGTATTTCTCGTTTCGTTAAACTTTATCGAGACCTATGTGATGCAATCTAAGAAAAAGGGCGGTAGAAAAAGTATTCCTTACGATGATTTTACGGTATACGGATACCTAGTTGAACGTGGTCGCGGTGTCCCAGTAGATTATTTAAGTATAGTGGACAAGCTTAACGATCAAAAAGTTATGATTTTGTAA
- a CDS encoding sigma-70 family RNA polymerase sigma factor, producing the protein MDHKELENVISDYQWLKREVARLEELLWGIGGVSGGSKSIGVAQYGIEAAMPKGSKGISKAELDKLDRREKKILTRIEKYKNMIEFVELGEESLEDPIQQTVYSCMMAGMSYRAIGKHVGVSREKVRQLRDEVINQLCQNCHFCHSWQYLKYKKQTV; encoded by the coding sequence GTGGACCATAAAGAGTTAGAAAATGTTATAAGCGATTATCAGTGGTTAAAAAGAGAGGTTGCAAGGTTAGAAGAATTACTATGGGGAATTGGTGGTGTTTCTGGAGGGTCTAAAAGTATAGGGGTTGCTCAGTATGGAATTGAAGCGGCTATGCCAAAAGGTTCCAAGGGAATTAGTAAAGCTGAGTTAGATAAGCTAGACCGCAGAGAAAAAAAGATTTTAACGAGGATTGAAAAATACAAAAATATGATTGAATTTGTAGAGTTAGGCGAAGAAAGTCTTGAAGATCCAATTCAACAAACTGTGTATAGTTGTATGATGGCAGGCATGAGTTATAGGGCTATTGGTAAGCATGTTGGAGTTTCTAGAGAAAAAGTCAGGCAACTCCGAGATGAGGTTATAAACCAATTATGCCAAAATTGTCACTTCTGCCATAGTTGGCAATACTTGAAATACAAAAAACAAACCGTGTAA
- a CDS encoding aspartyl-phosphate phosphatase Spo0E family protein, which translates to MSSLVELISKIETKRQEMYRLSLKYGLSAKETLKSSQELDGLLFQYEDSKSKL; encoded by the coding sequence ATGTCTAGTCTTGTAGAATTAATTTCAAAAATAGAGACAAAACGTCAAGAAATGTATAGATTATCTTTAAAATATGGCTTATCGGCGAAGGAAACGCTTAAATCCAGTCAGGAATTAGATGGTTTATTGTTTCAGTATGAAGATAGCAAATCTAAGTTATAA
- a CDS encoding terminase small subunit: MHYLKYFNATKAYQKAYQCAYSTAMVNSSRLLGNTKIKTEIDRLKSEQANGILLDAQFVLQKYIDIAFADITDFATFGKKEVQAMGAFGPIEDDEGNPVMIETNYVDFKESSEIDGTIVTEVKKGKEGVSIKLADKMKALEKLWDYFDMMPENIQDQLKVEKLKAETELVKARAEAMKGKKKDTSLLEALISAKKGGQS; the protein is encoded by the coding sequence ATGCATTATCTTAAGTATTTTAATGCTACTAAAGCTTATCAAAAGGCATATCAATGTGCATATTCAACAGCAATGGTCAACAGTAGTCGATTACTAGGAAATACTAAGATTAAGACGGAGATTGACCGATTAAAATCGGAACAAGCTAACGGTATTTTGTTAGATGCTCAATTCGTTCTTCAAAAATACATTGACATAGCCTTTGCTGATATAACCGACTTTGCAACTTTCGGAAAAAAGGAAGTTCAAGCAATGGGTGCATTTGGACCTATTGAAGATGATGAAGGCAATCCAGTGATGATCGAAACGAATTATGTTGACTTCAAAGAGTCTTCAGAGATTGACGGGACAATCGTTACGGAAGTGAAAAAAGGAAAAGAAGGTGTATCCATTAAGCTTGCTGATAAAATGAAAGCACTAGAAAAGCTATGGGATTATTTTGATATGATGCCTGAGAATATTCAAGATCAGTTAAAGGTTGAAAAATTAAAGGCTGAAACAGAATTGGTCAAAGCTAGAGCAGAAGCAATGAAAGGGAAGAAAAAAGACACATCACTTCTTGAAGCCCTTATTTCTGCTAAAAAAGGTGGTCAATCATGA
- a CDS encoding phage portal protein, with product MFNNLISRIKGVLYRMGLIKGIKKITDRKEVITTDEFYQHLSKWLAIYKGYYKDWHDLKYTTINGEKKRRMRSMRMSKVVSQEMANLVFNEKCSISIGSEDNKTEEFQSNVLNILSNNAFNQNFQDYLEYMFAMGGMVIKAYVLDDKVKLSYVTADCFIPIADDGKEITEGIFVNESRKGDKYYTNLEWHIWEQGAYIVRNELYESHQKGDMGIKVPLTTLYQDMEEEVIITGLKRSLFVYFKPNIANNIDLNSKLGVSIYAEALDTLYSLDVAFDSFNREFRLGKKRITVPASAVKTVVDPQSGALHRYFDADDEVYEAFNFEQENNDIKEHSTTLRVEEHISSINALLNILAMQTGFSAGAFTFDSEGLKTATEVVSQNSKTYRSRSGHITIIEEGLKDLIEVIGDLAELYSLFNTPDKFDTKVNFDDSIAEDRDTNAKYWITLVQNQVASKLMAIQKVHKVTEEDAKEILKQIQSENQTVGAMEIDMFGGE from the coding sequence ATGTTTAACAACCTCATCTCGAGAATAAAGGGGGTGTTGTACCGTATGGGGTTAATAAAAGGCATTAAGAAAATTACTGATCGTAAAGAAGTCATAACAACTGATGAATTTTATCAGCATCTTAGCAAATGGCTTGCGATTTACAAAGGATATTACAAAGACTGGCATGATTTAAAGTACACCACAATTAATGGTGAAAAAAAACGTCGCATGAGATCGATGCGTATGTCAAAAGTCGTTTCTCAAGAAATGGCTAATCTTGTATTTAATGAAAAATGCTCCATTAGCATCGGTAGCGAAGATAATAAAACTGAAGAGTTTCAAAGTAATGTGTTAAATATACTGTCCAACAACGCCTTTAACCAAAACTTCCAGGATTACTTAGAGTATATGTTTGCAATGGGTGGCATGGTCATTAAAGCTTATGTTCTGGATGATAAGGTCAAACTTTCTTACGTTACAGCTGATTGTTTTATCCCAATTGCTGATGATGGGAAAGAAATTACTGAGGGTATTTTTGTTAATGAAAGTCGTAAAGGTGATAAATATTACACTAATTTGGAATGGCATATCTGGGAGCAAGGCGCATATATCGTTCGAAATGAATTATATGAGTCTCATCAAAAAGGGGACATGGGTATCAAGGTCCCTCTAACCACTTTATATCAGGATATGGAAGAAGAAGTGATAATCACCGGGTTAAAGAGATCTTTATTTGTCTACTTTAAACCGAATATAGCTAACAACATAGATTTGAACAGTAAATTAGGTGTCTCTATTTACGCTGAAGCACTAGACACACTATATTCTTTAGATGTAGCCTTTGATAGTTTCAATCGTGAATTTCGTTTAGGTAAAAAGAGGATTACTGTACCAGCTTCAGCAGTGAAAACAGTAGTGGATCCTCAATCCGGAGCTCTGCATCGATACTTTGATGCGGACGATGAAGTATATGAAGCTTTTAACTTCGAACAAGAAAACAACGATATCAAAGAGCATTCAACCACATTACGAGTTGAGGAACATATCTCGTCAATTAATGCGTTACTAAATATATTAGCCATGCAAACGGGATTTAGTGCTGGAGCTTTTACATTTGACTCAGAAGGATTGAAAACAGCCACTGAGGTAGTTAGTCAAAACAGTAAAACGTATCGTTCTAGAAGTGGTCACATCACGATTATAGAAGAAGGGTTAAAAGACCTAATTGAAGTTATCGGTGATTTAGCAGAACTTTATAGTTTGTTCAATACTCCAGATAAGTTTGATACAAAGGTCAATTTTGATGATTCCATAGCAGAAGATCGAGATACGAATGCGAAATATTGGATAACCCTTGTACAAAACCAAGTGGCGTCAAAACTTATGGCCATTCAAAAAGTTCATAAGGTCACCGAAGAGGATGCCAAAGAAATCCTTAAACAAATTCAATCTGAAAATCAAACTGTTGGAGCAATGGAAATTGATATGTTTGGTGGTGAATAA
- a CDS encoding phage minor capsid protein, translating to MGLPPDKLQRLSSPVAAIYSEVEEQLLINIAKKLAKDQDVFESNISEWQFLKLSELNALNRENIRTIAKNAGRAESELISLLSKAGFEGLEEQEKILRKGLELGELTIRPGTPQKSTALLGILQTYTDQAKDKFNLINSTILSQSDQVARDIINRTTANVLAGVSTPQVALRRTLSEWSEKGIPALVDAKGRQWSSEAYVSMITRTMTNQVTNEMQNKRIQEYGVDLIEISSHVGARPRCALYQGRIYSLSGWHPKYPAFSTTSYGEPAGLFGINCGHQQYPFWEGMSRPTFEPYDEKENARVYELSQKQRQYERDIRTAKRRVSVLSAAGDEVGAQRAKNLVSDRQARMRLFINDTDRTRKYDRELIG from the coding sequence ATGGGTTTACCACCAGATAAGTTACAACGACTTTCATCTCCAGTTGCAGCTATTTATTCCGAAGTAGAAGAACAATTGCTCATCAATATCGCTAAAAAACTAGCAAAAGATCAAGATGTTTTTGAAAGTAATATCAGTGAATGGCAATTTTTAAAGCTAAGTGAACTAAACGCTTTGAACCGAGAAAACATTCGTACAATTGCTAAAAATGCAGGTAGAGCAGAGAGCGAATTAATTAGTTTACTCTCAAAAGCAGGGTTTGAAGGATTAGAGGAACAAGAAAAAATCCTTAGAAAAGGCCTTGAACTAGGAGAGTTGACAATTAGACCAGGTACTCCTCAAAAATCTACTGCGTTATTAGGTATTTTACAAACCTATACCGATCAGGCCAAAGATAAGTTTAATTTAATTAATTCAACAATTCTATCGCAATCAGATCAAGTGGCAAGAGACATTATTAATCGCACCACAGCAAACGTCTTAGCTGGTGTTAGTACACCTCAGGTTGCATTAAGAAGGACATTATCTGAATGGAGCGAGAAAGGTATCCCAGCACTCGTTGATGCTAAAGGGAGACAATGGAGCTCAGAGGCATATGTAAGTATGATTACTCGAACTATGACCAATCAAGTGACAAACGAAATGCAGAATAAACGGATCCAAGAATACGGAGTAGACTTAATTGAAATATCCAGTCACGTAGGAGCTAGACCGAGATGCGCGCTTTATCAGGGGCGTATTTATTCGTTAAGTGGCTGGCATCCGAAATATCCAGCGTTTTCGACCACAAGCTACGGAGAGCCAGCTGGTTTATTCGGGATCAATTGCGGACATCAACAATACCCGTTCTGGGAAGGGATGAGTAGACCGACATTTGAGCCTTATGATGAAAAAGAAAATGCTCGTGTTTATGAGTTAAGCCAAAAACAACGTCAATATGAGCGAGACATCCGAACTGCAAAACGAAGAGTGAGTGTACTTAGTGCAGCAGGTGATGAGGTAGGTGCTCAACGTGCAAAAAATCTTGTTAGTGATCGTCAAGCACGTATGCGTCTGTTTATCAATGATACCGATCGCACGAGAAAATATGATCGAGAACTAATTGGATAG
- a CDS encoding capsid protein, which produces MPVNYAELYLQALQQKFSQGLMFNALYQTPNNAVIRWVNAKTIQIPNITTGGFVDVDRDVVGGYTRRFDNQWIPKTLEHDREFSTLVDPMDVDETNMATTIANITRVFNDEHKLPEMDKYMASKLYAEYASFGETANTEAITVETALSIFDDMMEEMDEAEVPQEGRILYVTPAVKKVLKNAEKIQRTLEVKGDASNVNRNIRSLDEVTIISVPSSRMKTLYDFTDGAVADEASAQINMILIHPLTVIAPQKYEFVSLDEPSAKTGGKNLYYERKYWDVFLIEQKVKGVKFNVTPAV; this is translated from the coding sequence ATGCCAGTAAACTATGCTGAATTATATTTACAAGCTTTACAACAAAAATTTTCACAAGGATTAATGTTTAACGCTTTATATCAAACACCAAACAACGCTGTAATTCGTTGGGTGAATGCAAAGACAATCCAAATCCCTAATATCACGACTGGTGGTTTTGTTGATGTCGATCGTGATGTTGTTGGCGGCTATACTCGTCGTTTTGATAACCAATGGATTCCGAAGACGTTAGAACACGACCGTGAATTCTCGACATTGGTTGATCCAATGGACGTTGATGAAACAAACATGGCTACAACAATTGCAAACATCACTCGTGTCTTTAACGATGAGCATAAGCTCCCTGAAATGGATAAGTACATGGCTTCAAAATTGTATGCTGAGTATGCTTCATTTGGTGAAACTGCAAACACTGAAGCTATTACCGTTGAAACAGCATTAAGTATTTTCGATGATATGATGGAAGAAATGGACGAAGCTGAGGTTCCTCAAGAGGGGCGTATTCTCTATGTAACTCCTGCCGTTAAGAAAGTACTTAAAAATGCTGAAAAAATTCAGCGGACTTTAGAAGTGAAAGGCGATGCTAGCAACGTCAACCGTAACATTCGATCACTTGATGAAGTTACAATCATTTCTGTACCTTCAAGCCGAATGAAAACATTATATGATTTCACTGACGGAGCAGTAGCTGACGAAGCATCAGCTCAAATCAATATGATTTTAATTCATCCATTAACAGTAATTGCACCTCAGAAGTATGAGTTTGTATCTCTTGATGAGCCTAGTGCAAAAACGGGTGGTAAAAACCTTTACTACGAGCGTAAATACTGGGATGTTTTCTTAATTGAACAAAAGGTTAAGGGTGTAAAATTTAACGTAACACCTGCAGTATAG
- a CDS encoding minor capsid protein: MSRLKPIPKKLLIHTVKYEEYLGSSRNGDIYADEITVNHVLIHPSFQVKRTIMGDDRQIKAVIFIDHKHSKPFAEMKPKSKVHFKGKDWIVNACAPIYAFSTTPHHYEVELI; encoded by the coding sequence ATGTCTAGATTAAAACCAATTCCCAAAAAACTGCTTATACACACTGTGAAATATGAAGAGTACCTGGGATCAAGTCGAAATGGAGATATCTATGCTGATGAAATCACGGTAAATCATGTGTTAATACATCCGTCATTTCAAGTAAAACGTACTATAATGGGTGACGATCGACAAATAAAAGCAGTAATTTTTATTGATCATAAACATTCAAAACCATTTGCTGAAATGAAACCTAAATCGAAAGTGCATTTCAAAGGGAAAGATTGGATCGTGAATGCATGCGCTCCTATCTACGCATTTTCAACTACGCCTCATCATTACGAAGTGGAGCTGATCTAA
- a CDS encoding minor capsid protein, with protein MQVDVKEDIDWGLIRKRLNEAFEVTQKALDNQILKDSNFHAPQDKANLIESGVRNTDPGSGKIIWDTEYAKRLYYNPQYNFSKDKNPNASGLWFERAKSLQFRHWLTLAQHTFGNNFNS; from the coding sequence ATGCAGGTAGATGTCAAAGAAGATATTGATTGGGGTTTAATTCGAAAAAGGTTAAATGAAGCTTTTGAAGTTACACAAAAGGCGCTTGATAACCAAATTTTAAAGGACAGTAATTTTCATGCGCCACAAGACAAAGCTAATTTAATTGAAAGTGGTGTCCGTAATACCGATCCAGGTAGTGGCAAAATTATTTGGGATACCGAATATGCTAAAAGGCTTTATTATAATCCTCAATACAATTTTTCTAAAGATAAAAATCCTAATGCTAGCGGACTATGGTTTGAACGAGCAAAATCGCTTCAATTTAGACATTGGCTGACCTTAGCTCAGCATACATTCGGGAATAATTTTAATTCATAG
- a CDS encoding minor capsid protein, whose product MDFLDRLIDWIEGNVELFTLIEKSRMRNKGPAIAIRQTPTPPSTRYMDGSKLDNFGFQVLVRHNDVQKATDTIYAITKAVDGLNGDDIKSENNSFELVQIEVYTNPNHVETNDRNEEIYTALFVAQLYTN is encoded by the coding sequence TTGGACTTCTTAGATAGGTTGATAGATTGGATTGAGGGAAATGTAGAATTATTTACATTGATTGAAAAATCTCGCATGAGAAATAAAGGTCCAGCTATCGCGATAAGGCAAACACCAACACCACCAAGCACTCGTTATATGGATGGTTCGAAGCTTGATAACTTTGGATTTCAAGTACTTGTTAGGCATAATGATGTTCAAAAAGCGACTGATACTATTTACGCAATTACAAAAGCGGTAGATGGGTTAAATGGCGATGATATAAAAAGCGAAAATAATTCTTTCGAATTGGTGCAAATTGAAGTTTACACCAATCCAAATCACGTAGAAACCAATGACCGTAACGAAGAAATATATACTGCGCTATTTGTAGCGCAACTGTATACAAATTGA
- a CDS encoding phage tail tube protein: protein MEPQKEGLLLQSKHKFFLNVAPATETADYKRLARGFSGFEPSRNEESDQTAYLDGEGDLTTTVTGGQTTLSFSGHRFYGDPVQDFIFSKQNENGLERETTFRWELPTGETFEGPVTMAEITGPSGDANNKGSITVAIHFNGKPEYSPTPVPAP, encoded by the coding sequence ATGGAACCACAAAAAGAAGGCTTATTGCTTCAGTCTAAACATAAATTTTTTCTAAATGTTGCTCCTGCAACTGAAACGGCTGATTACAAAAGATTAGCAAGAGGTTTTTCTGGGTTTGAACCATCTAGAAATGAAGAGAGCGATCAAACGGCATATTTAGATGGAGAAGGTGATTTGACAACGACAGTTACTGGCGGTCAAACAACATTATCCTTTTCTGGCCATCGTTTTTACGGTGATCCAGTTCAAGATTTCATTTTTTCTAAGCAAAATGAAAACGGATTAGAAAGAGAGACTACTTTTCGCTGGGAGCTCCCTACTGGCGAGACTTTTGAAGGGCCGGTTACCATGGCAGAAATCACTGGACCAAGTGGCGATGCCAATAACAAAGGTTCAATTACTGTGGCAATTCACTTTAATGGTAAGCCTGAATATTCGCCAACTCCGGTACCAGCACCATAA
- a CDS encoding bacteriophage Gp15 family protein: MITVFKLTDHFNGDVLTYNGIELKLNLYFDVVLRSYELMKDDFFNEYDKADIYLRMFVLNYEDIKGINIFEKNKLITIIFDQFINPKETNKEIKSDEKLYDFQIDAELIYASFFMDYGMDLIDQQGQLHWYKFLALFNGLTDKTPFKQVLSIRTTEIPAPTKHNQKERDRIIKLKQLYRIAKDETVEGLDAKLDSFAATLRPFGGDVNV; encoded by the coding sequence GTGATAACGGTGTTTAAATTAACAGATCATTTCAATGGTGATGTTTTAACATATAACGGCATTGAATTAAAATTAAATCTTTATTTTGATGTTGTGTTAAGGTCATATGAACTGATGAAAGATGATTTTTTCAATGAATATGACAAAGCCGATATTTACTTAAGGATGTTCGTATTAAATTACGAAGATATTAAAGGCATAAATATATTTGAAAAAAACAAATTAATTACAATCATTTTCGATCAGTTTATAAATCCTAAAGAAACAAACAAAGAAATAAAGTCCGACGAAAAACTATATGATTTTCAAATTGATGCAGAGTTAATTTATGCATCTTTTTTTATGGATTATGGTATGGATCTAATTGATCAGCAGGGTCAATTGCATTGGTATAAATTTTTAGCTTTATTTAATGGATTAACAGATAAAACCCCATTTAAACAAGTGTTATCAATACGTACAACGGAAATTCCGGCTCCAACTAAGCATAACCAAAAAGAACGAGATCGTATAATCAAACTTAAACAACTTTATCGAATCGCAAAAGATGAAACTGTCGAAGGGTTAGATGCGAAGTTAGATAGTTTTGCAGCTACTTTAAGGCCTTTTGGAGGCGATGTAAATGTCTGA